A single region of the Solwaraspora sp. WMMD791 genome encodes:
- a CDS encoding SAM-dependent methyltransferase: protein MPQSLPDALADIRALLLSPQLTRAVAAGRQRGRTPSVTRAQLRPVALRTGTHLQIVTTDGTRPVTRNVAPGPPAEAAVDELLAEPFGNWHVETTDSTVQLRVTKKGAAQLHRSTADRTAAAPAGHDRTKQYLLDPDDPLFTAIGASAAKRRQVDAFLRALAATLPDPLPTGPLRVVDLGCGNAYLTFAAYRYLVDAGAEPLVTGVDIRTDQRRRNTALAAELGCADRVTFVAGTIEQAVVDPPPDLVLALHACDTATDDALARAVAWQARWVLAAPCCHHDIAAQLRRQPAPRPYGPLVSAGILRERFADVLTDTLRATLLRANGYRVDVVEFIDSQHTPRNLLLRARRGGVPDSSAHQRAYAELVDQWAVTPRLQTLLAAGATSGDA, encoded by the coding sequence ATGCCGCAGTCCCTCCCCGACGCGCTCGCCGACATCCGGGCGCTGCTGCTCAGCCCACAGCTGACCCGGGCCGTCGCCGCCGGCCGGCAACGCGGCCGGACCCCGTCGGTGACCCGCGCCCAACTGCGGCCGGTCGCCCTACGCACCGGCACGCACCTGCAGATCGTCACCACCGACGGCACCCGGCCGGTGACCCGCAACGTCGCGCCCGGCCCACCCGCCGAAGCAGCCGTCGACGAACTGCTCGCCGAACCGTTCGGCAACTGGCACGTCGAGACCACCGACAGCACCGTGCAGCTGCGGGTCACCAAGAAGGGCGCCGCCCAGCTGCACCGGTCGACCGCGGACCGGACCGCCGCCGCACCCGCCGGGCACGACCGGACCAAGCAGTACCTGCTCGACCCCGACGACCCGCTGTTCACCGCGATCGGGGCCAGCGCGGCGAAACGCCGCCAGGTCGACGCCTTCCTGCGGGCCCTGGCCGCCACCCTGCCCGACCCGCTGCCCACCGGGCCGCTGCGCGTCGTCGACCTGGGCTGCGGCAACGCGTACCTGACCTTCGCCGCCTACCGGTACCTCGTCGACGCCGGCGCCGAACCGCTCGTCACCGGCGTCGACATCCGCACCGACCAGCGCCGCCGCAACACCGCGCTCGCCGCCGAACTCGGCTGCGCCGACCGGGTCACCTTCGTCGCCGGCACGATCGAGCAGGCCGTCGTCGACCCGCCGCCGGACCTGGTACTCGCCCTGCACGCCTGCGACACCGCCACCGACGACGCGCTCGCCCGCGCGGTGGCCTGGCAGGCCCGCTGGGTCCTGGCCGCCCCGTGCTGCCACCACGACATCGCCGCGCAGCTGCGCCGCCAGCCGGCACCCCGCCCGTACGGGCCGCTGGTCTCCGCCGGCATCCTGCGGGAACGCTTCGCCGACGTGCTCACCGACACGCTGCGCGCCACGCTGCTGCGGGCCAACGGCTACCGGGTCGACGTCGTCGAGTTCATCGACTCCCAGCACACCCCGCGCAACCTGCTGCTACGGGCCCGCCGTGGCGGCGTACCGGACTCCTCGGCCCACCAGCGGGCCTACGCAGAGCTGGTCGACCAGTGGGCGGTGACGCCCCGGCTGCAGACCCTGCTCGCCGCCGGCGCGACCTCCGGCGACGCATGA
- a CDS encoding C40 family peptidase: MAVRAAALVTAVTATLLPAQAQAQASLAELDRRIDQAAHQLETVVEQYNETRVVLRANQERLDRLRTTIVELDQQLADRHDQVGQLLASTYRVNGSRPVVTLLSTASAEHFVDQLLMADVINRDHERSIAGLRDVRDRSESARRAATALIEQQQLQEQQLAAKRQQIENDIRHLTELRNRQQALLNRSGASAASRSPAHTRLPEAATGAAAAAVAFAHAQLGKPYRWGSAGPNSYDCSGLTSAAWAKAGVQLPHNARRQFGAVTRVGRDQLRPGDLVFFYSNIQHVGIYIGAGQMIHSPRHGEVVRVDRIDYMPIRGYGRPG, from the coding sequence TTGGCAGTAAGGGCAGCCGCCCTCGTCACCGCTGTAACCGCCACGCTGCTGCCGGCCCAGGCGCAGGCGCAGGCCTCGCTCGCCGAACTGGACCGGCGGATCGACCAGGCGGCCCACCAGTTGGAGACGGTGGTCGAGCAGTACAACGAGACCAGGGTGGTGCTGCGCGCCAACCAGGAGCGGCTCGACCGGCTCCGTACCACCATCGTCGAACTGGACCAGCAACTCGCGGACCGCCACGACCAGGTCGGCCAGCTGCTCGCCAGCACCTACCGGGTCAACGGCAGCCGGCCGGTAGTCACGTTGCTCTCCACCGCCTCGGCGGAACACTTCGTCGACCAACTGCTGATGGCCGACGTGATCAACCGTGACCACGAGCGGAGCATCGCCGGCCTGCGCGACGTCCGCGACCGCAGCGAATCGGCCCGCCGCGCCGCGACCGCCCTGATCGAGCAGCAACAGCTGCAGGAGCAGCAGCTGGCGGCGAAACGCCAGCAGATCGAGAACGACATCCGGCACCTCACCGAGCTGCGCAACCGCCAGCAGGCCCTGCTCAACCGCTCGGGTGCCTCGGCGGCCAGCCGCAGCCCGGCGCACACCCGGCTGCCCGAGGCCGCCACCGGGGCGGCAGCGGCAGCGGTGGCGTTCGCGCACGCCCAGCTCGGCAAGCCGTACCGGTGGGGGTCGGCCGGGCCGAACTCGTACGACTGCTCCGGGCTGACCTCGGCGGCCTGGGCGAAGGCCGGGGTGCAGTTGCCGCACAACGCCCGCCGCCAGTTCGGCGCGGTCACCCGGGTCGGCCGCGACCAGCTCCGCCCCGGCGACCTGGTCTTCTTCTACAGCAACATCCAGCACGTCGGGATCTACATCGGTGCCGGGCAGATGATCCACTCGCCCCGGCACGGCGAGGTGGTCCGGGTCGACCGGATCGACTACATGCCGATCCGGGGCTACGGCCGACCGGGCTGA
- a CDS encoding DEAD/DEAH box helicase → MTVTVDREALRERAEQVLQRLAGPGARLRDDQWRAIEALVVDRRRVLCVQRTGWGKSAVYFVATALLRTGTAGTASAVGPAAAGADAAADAAAAADAAAGAGAGPTVIVSPLLALMRNQVAAAERAGIQARTINSANLEEWDPISAEIRAGAVDVLLISPERLNNPDFRDNVLPSLAATTGLLVIDEAHCVSDWGHDFRPDYRRIRTFLHDLRPGTPVLATTATANTRVTDDVAEQLDATTGGMLADTLVLRGPLDRQSLRLAVLDLPGAAHRLGWLAEHLDTLPGSGIVYTLTVAAAAETAEFLRSRGYAVAAYSGQSDDAQRRAAEQDLLDNKIKALVATSALGMGFDKPDLGFVVHLGAPPSPIAYYQQVGRAGRALDGDRYADVVLLPGPEDQAIWRYFASLAFPREEQVRSVLAALEQAGRPLSTQALEPLVDLRRTRLELMLKVLDVDGAVRRVRGGWVATGQPWHYDAARLERVAQARAAEQQIMRQYAVPATETVAGRPDCRMEFLRHCLDDPQAQPCGRCDRCAGGWLPTEVSPEALRAAETFLGRAGVEIAPKKLWPTGLEAVGVPLRGRIGPDEQALPGRAVGRLSDLGWGSRLRDLLGPGRPDAALPPDVAAGVIDVLRDWARGSQPWPARPVGIVAVASRTRPQLVASTAGRIAEVGRLPLLGAVEPAWAQPPAAAGRGNSAQRVRTLHDAFTAPPELAAALSGLTGPVLLVDDLVDSGWTMTVVARLLRQAGAPAVLPLALATTN, encoded by the coding sequence ATGACCGTCACCGTGGACCGGGAAGCGTTGCGCGAGCGTGCCGAACAGGTCCTGCAGCGCCTCGCCGGGCCGGGCGCGCGGCTGCGCGACGACCAGTGGCGGGCGATCGAAGCGCTGGTCGTCGATCGGCGGCGGGTGCTCTGCGTGCAGCGCACCGGCTGGGGCAAGTCGGCGGTCTACTTCGTCGCCACCGCCCTGCTGCGCACGGGCACCGCCGGTACCGCGAGCGCCGTCGGCCCGGCCGCAGCCGGAGCCGACGCCGCAGCCGACGCCGCAGCCGCAGCCGACGCCGCAGCCGGAGCCGGAGCCGGTCCGACGGTGATCGTCTCGCCGCTGCTGGCGCTGATGCGCAACCAGGTGGCGGCGGCCGAGCGGGCCGGGATCCAGGCTCGCACGATCAACTCCGCGAACCTGGAGGAGTGGGACCCGATCAGCGCGGAGATCCGCGCCGGTGCCGTCGACGTGCTGCTGATCAGCCCGGAACGGCTGAACAACCCCGACTTCCGGGACAACGTCCTGCCCAGCCTCGCGGCCACCACCGGGCTGCTGGTCATCGACGAGGCACACTGCGTGTCGGACTGGGGGCACGACTTCCGCCCCGACTACCGGCGAATCCGTACCTTCCTGCACGATCTGCGCCCCGGCACGCCGGTGCTGGCCACCACGGCCACCGCTAACACCCGGGTCACCGACGACGTCGCCGAGCAACTCGACGCCACCACCGGTGGGATGCTCGCGGACACGCTGGTGCTGCGCGGCCCGCTGGACCGCCAGTCGCTGCGGCTGGCCGTGCTGGACCTGCCGGGTGCCGCACACCGGCTCGGCTGGCTCGCCGAGCACCTCGACACGCTGCCCGGCTCCGGCATCGTCTACACCCTCACCGTGGCGGCCGCCGCCGAGACCGCCGAGTTTCTGCGCTCGCGTGGCTACGCCGTCGCCGCGTACAGCGGTCAGTCCGACGACGCGCAGCGCCGCGCCGCCGAGCAGGACCTGCTCGACAACAAGATCAAGGCGTTGGTGGCGACCTCCGCGCTCGGCATGGGCTTCGACAAGCCGGACCTCGGCTTCGTGGTGCACCTCGGCGCACCGCCGTCGCCGATCGCCTACTACCAGCAGGTGGGCCGGGCCGGCCGGGCGCTCGACGGCGACCGGTACGCCGACGTGGTGCTGCTGCCGGGGCCGGAGGACCAGGCCATCTGGCGGTACTTCGCCTCACTCGCCTTCCCACGCGAGGAGCAGGTGCGGTCGGTGCTGGCCGCCCTGGAGCAGGCCGGCCGACCGCTGTCCACCCAGGCCCTGGAGCCGCTGGTCGACCTGCGGCGGACCCGGCTGGAGCTGATGCTCAAGGTGCTCGACGTCGACGGCGCGGTCCGCCGGGTACGCGGCGGCTGGGTCGCCACCGGGCAACCGTGGCACTACGACGCCGCCCGCCTGGAGCGGGTCGCCCAGGCGCGCGCCGCCGAGCAGCAGATCATGCGCCAGTACGCCGTACCGGCCACCGAGACCGTGGCCGGCCGGCCGGACTGCCGGATGGAGTTCCTGCGGCACTGCCTCGACGACCCGCAGGCGCAGCCGTGCGGGCGGTGTGACCGCTGCGCCGGCGGTTGGCTGCCGACCGAGGTGAGCCCGGAGGCGTTGCGTGCCGCCGAGACGTTCCTCGGCCGGGCCGGGGTCGAGATCGCCCCGAAGAAGCTCTGGCCGACCGGGCTGGAGGCGGTCGGCGTACCGCTGCGGGGCCGGATCGGCCCCGACGAGCAGGCGTTGCCCGGCCGGGCCGTGGGTCGGCTGTCCGACCTGGGCTGGGGTTCCCGGCTGCGGGACCTGCTCGGGCCGGGCCGGCCGGACGCGGCGCTGCCGCCGGACGTCGCCGCCGGGGTGATCGACGTGCTGCGTGACTGGGCGCGGGGCAGCCAGCCGTGGCCGGCCCGGCCGGTAGGAATCGTGGCGGTGGCGTCGCGGACCCGCCCGCAGCTGGTGGCCAGCACCGCCGGGCGGATCGCTGAGGTGGGCCGGCTGCCGCTGCTCGGCGCGGTCGAGCCGGCCTGGGCGCAGCCGCCGGCAGCTGCCGGCCGGGGCAACAGCGCGCAACGGGTCCGTACCCTCCATGACGCCTTCACCGCGCCGCCGGAGCTGGCCGCGGCGCTGTCCGGGCTGACCGGCCCGGTGCTGCTGGTGGACGACCTGGTCGATTCCGGGTGGACGATGACCGTGGTGGCCCGGCTGCTGCGGCAGGCCGGCGCGCCGGCGGTGCTGCCGCTGGCCCTGGCCACCACGAATTGA
- a CDS encoding glycerophosphodiester phosphodiesterase: MSRTLPVMMLAGTLLAAMAIPSAVSATGATDAAGAASRHGSKAEPKPLVIAHRGASGYRPEHTLEAYRLAIRQGADYIEPDLVPTADGVLVARHENEISGTTDVATRPEFADRRTTKTIDGVSVTGWFTEDFTLAELRTLRAVERLPQLRPTNTAFDGQFLVPTLQEVIDLARSESRRLGRTIGIYPETKHPTYFRSIGLPLEEPLVATLRRNKLTSRSDAVFIQSFETANLRALDTMIDVRLVQLLNSTGRPYDFTVAGDRRTYADLATSEGLRWIAGYADGVGPNKDLIVPRDASGALRPPTTLIRDAHRVRLVVHAWTFRAENQFLAADHRIGTDPAARGDITSEYELFFGLGLDGLFADHPDTAVAARTAIG, translated from the coding sequence TTGTCGCGTACCCTGCCGGTCATGATGCTCGCCGGCACCCTGCTGGCCGCCATGGCGATCCCGTCCGCTGTCAGTGCCACCGGCGCGACCGACGCCGCTGGTGCCGCGTCGCGCCACGGGTCGAAAGCCGAACCGAAACCGCTGGTCATCGCCCACCGCGGGGCCAGTGGCTACCGCCCCGAGCACACCCTGGAGGCGTACCGGCTGGCCATCCGCCAGGGCGCCGACTACATCGAACCCGACCTGGTGCCGACTGCCGACGGCGTGCTGGTCGCACGGCACGAGAACGAGATCTCCGGCACCACCGACGTGGCGACCCGGCCCGAGTTCGCCGACCGGCGGACCACGAAGACCATCGACGGGGTGAGCGTCACCGGCTGGTTCACCGAGGACTTCACCCTCGCCGAGCTGCGTACCCTGCGGGCCGTCGAACGGCTGCCGCAGCTCCGGCCGACCAACACCGCTTTCGACGGTCAGTTCCTGGTGCCCACCCTGCAGGAGGTCATCGACCTGGCCCGCAGCGAGAGCCGGCGGCTGGGCCGGACCATCGGCATCTACCCGGAGACCAAGCACCCGACCTACTTCCGGTCGATCGGGCTGCCGCTGGAGGAGCCGCTGGTCGCCACCCTGCGACGCAACAAGCTGACCAGCCGGTCCGACGCCGTGTTCATCCAGTCGTTCGAGACGGCCAACCTACGGGCACTCGACACGATGATCGACGTACGGCTGGTGCAGCTGCTCAACTCGACCGGCCGCCCGTACGACTTCACCGTCGCGGGTGACCGGCGCACCTACGCCGACCTGGCCACCTCGGAGGGGCTGCGCTGGATCGCCGGCTACGCCGACGGGGTCGGCCCGAACAAGGACCTGATCGTTCCCCGGGACGCCAGCGGTGCGCTGCGCCCGCCGACCACGCTGATCCGCGACGCCCACCGGGTACGGCTGGTCGTGCACGCCTGGACGTTCCGGGCCGAGAACCAGTTCCTGGCGGCCGACCACCGCATCGGCACCGACCCGGCCGCGCGCGGCGACATCACCAGCGAGTACGAACTCTTCTTCGGCCTCGGGCTGGACGGGCTCTTCGCCGACCACCCGGACACCGCCGTGGCCGCCCGTACCGCCATCGGTTGA
- a CDS encoding potassium transporter TrkG, translating into MRRPLRNPARIVPIAFLGAIAVGTVLMMLPASRQGPDPAPFVTALFTATSAVCVTGLAVTDTSTYWTPFGLVLITVLTQAGGFGIMSMATLLGLLVSRRLGLRSRLTAQAETSSLGLSDVRQVLLRIALTMLAVEATVTVLLAARLWLHYDYPLGRALWYGLFHAVQAFNNGGFALYSDGLVRFVSDWWICVPLIVAVVVGGLGFPALFELFRERRRPRRWSVHTRLTVWGTLALIAVGFIAMLAFEWANPRTLGPLDLPSKVLAALFQDVMTRSGGFNTVDVGALNQETTVLSIGMMFIGGGSASTAGGIKVTTFFLLAFVIWSELRGEHDVVIGQRRIASASQRQALTVALIGVALVGAGTLALIGLTDGVDTDQALYEVTSAFGTAGLSTGITGELPATAQVLLAVLMFVGRIGSVTLGSAIALNTRRKRFHYPEERPIVG; encoded by the coding sequence ATGCGCCGGCCGCTGCGAAACCCCGCCCGGATCGTGCCGATCGCGTTCCTCGGGGCGATAGCCGTCGGCACCGTACTGATGATGCTGCCGGCCAGCCGACAGGGACCCGATCCGGCACCGTTCGTCACCGCCCTGTTCACCGCCACCTCGGCGGTCTGTGTGACCGGGCTGGCGGTCACCGACACCTCGACCTACTGGACCCCGTTCGGCCTGGTCCTGATCACCGTGCTCACCCAGGCCGGCGGCTTCGGCATCATGTCGATGGCCACCCTGCTCGGCCTGCTGGTCTCCCGGCGGCTCGGGCTGCGCAGCCGGCTCACCGCGCAGGCGGAGACGAGCAGCCTCGGCCTGTCCGACGTCCGGCAGGTGCTGCTGCGGATCGCGCTCACCATGCTGGCGGTCGAGGCGACGGTCACCGTGCTCCTGGCGGCCCGACTGTGGCTGCACTACGACTATCCGCTCGGCCGTGCCCTCTGGTACGGGCTGTTCCACGCGGTCCAGGCGTTCAACAACGGTGGCTTCGCGCTCTACTCCGACGGGCTGGTCCGGTTCGTCAGCGACTGGTGGATCTGCGTACCGCTGATCGTCGCCGTGGTGGTCGGCGGCCTCGGCTTCCCCGCCCTGTTCGAGCTGTTCCGGGAACGCCGCCGGCCCCGACGCTGGTCGGTGCACACCCGGCTGACCGTCTGGGGCACGCTGGCGCTGATCGCCGTCGGTTTCATCGCGATGCTGGCGTTCGAATGGGCCAATCCGCGCACCCTGGGGCCGTTGGACCTGCCCAGCAAGGTGCTGGCCGCGCTCTTCCAGGATGTGATGACCCGCTCCGGCGGCTTCAACACCGTCGACGTCGGCGCGCTCAACCAGGAGACGACGGTCCTCTCCATCGGCATGATGTTCATCGGCGGCGGCAGCGCCAGCACCGCCGGAGGCATCAAGGTGACCACGTTCTTCCTGCTCGCCTTCGTGATCTGGTCCGAGCTGCGCGGCGAACACGACGTGGTGATCGGGCAGCGCCGGATCGCGTCGGCGAGCCAGCGTCAGGCCCTCACCGTGGCGCTGATCGGGGTCGCTCTGGTCGGTGCCGGCACCCTGGCGCTGATCGGCCTCACCGACGGGGTCGACACCGACCAGGCGCTGTACGAGGTGACCTCGGCGTTCGGCACCGCCGGTCTGTCCACCGGGATCACCGGTGAGCTACCGGCGACTGCGCAGGTGCTGCTCGCCGTACTGATGTTCGTCGGCCGGATCGGCAGCGTCACGTTGGGTTCGGCGATCGCGTTGAACACCAGGAGAAAACGGTTCCACTATCCGGAGGAGCGACCCATCGTTGGCTGA
- a CDS encoding TrkA family potassium uptake protein — MADRTATRSARTVVIIGLGRFGGQVADSMLRLGFEVLGVDTDQSIVQRWADRLTYVVQADSTDTETLRQLGLRDFQRVVVGIGSDVEASVLTVLSLAEIGVTDVWAKAVSGKHGKILRSVGASHVIYPEAAMGDRVAHLITSKMLDFIEFDDGFSIAETRLPTDTVGRRLADAGIRSRYGVTVIGVKMPGERFSYADGETELREGALLIVSGTTEQVQRFAAAT, encoded by the coding sequence TTGGCTGACCGCACCGCAACCAGGTCCGCCAGGACCGTCGTCATCATCGGGCTCGGCCGGTTCGGCGGCCAGGTCGCCGACTCGATGCTCCGGTTGGGCTTCGAGGTGCTCGGCGTCGACACCGACCAGTCCATCGTGCAACGGTGGGCGGACCGGTTGACGTACGTGGTCCAGGCAGACTCCACCGACACGGAGACGCTGCGGCAACTCGGGCTGCGCGACTTCCAACGGGTGGTGGTCGGCATCGGCTCGGACGTCGAAGCGAGCGTACTGACCGTGCTCAGCCTCGCCGAGATCGGCGTCACCGACGTGTGGGCCAAGGCGGTCTCCGGTAAGCACGGCAAGATCCTGCGGTCGGTCGGCGCCAGTCATGTGATCTATCCGGAGGCCGCGATGGGCGACCGGGTGGCGCACCTGATCACCAGCAAGATGCTCGACTTCATCGAGTTCGACGACGGATTCTCGATCGCGGAGACCAGGCTGCCGACCGACACGGTGGGCCGGCGCCTCGCCGACGCCGGCATCCGGTCCCGGTACGGGGTGACCGTGATCGGGGTCAAGATGCCCGGTGAACGGTTCAGCTACGCCGACGGGGAGACGGAGTTGCGCGAAGGTGCGCTGCTCATCGTCTCCGGCACTACCGAACAGGTGCAGCGTTTCGCTGCCGCCACCTGA
- a CDS encoding serine/threonine-protein kinase — protein MGGVANDRGQLLGDRYRLIERLGTGGTSVVWRGYDEILDRQVAVKVLAPQYAPDQAFRTRIRVEAQAAARLCHPHITNVYDYGEARRDDATLPYVVMELVDGESLADRLRRDHVLPWRVAVAVCAEVASALAAAHATGVVHRDVTPANVMLTSTGAKVVDFGISALTGESDVGPDGNLLGTPAYLAPERLNGGQVSPATDVYAVGLLLYRSLTGRLPWPAANVTEMLRAHLHTAPAPMPPVAGLPAEVIGLTVRCLAKRPADRPTSEEVAKSLAAAVGVAAGRSSSTMALPVQAPGGDAADVGAGADGLPPLVDITCGLEVTGLDLSTTGADLMVTGTDPARTDGDLVVTGSVARAASAPVAAAGPATGPATGPAGGAARRRRLRTSWVQRRAEAVVIGIGLMMVSALVWAGAGATPATDRAREALAAPPRLGLAAQTPTLAAQSPAPCQVDYAVHADNGRQFVAVATVTNTGSAAVTDWSVRFAFPGTQRLTAVASAHWHQQGRDVVLRPVGDGAPLAAGASTAVRLTGDYDGVNTLPLEFHLDEQDCGVTVAAIAGQSAGAPDLLHAAVDTPTD, from the coding sequence ATGGGTGGGGTGGCGAACGATCGCGGGCAACTGCTCGGCGACCGGTACCGGCTGATCGAACGGCTCGGCACCGGTGGGACGTCGGTGGTGTGGCGCGGTTACGACGAAATTCTCGACCGCCAGGTGGCGGTCAAGGTGTTGGCTCCCCAGTACGCTCCTGACCAGGCGTTCCGCACCCGGATCCGGGTCGAGGCCCAGGCCGCCGCCCGGCTGTGCCACCCACACATCACCAACGTCTACGACTACGGTGAGGCACGGCGCGACGACGCCACCCTGCCGTACGTCGTGATGGAACTCGTCGATGGCGAGTCGCTGGCCGACCGGCTGCGCCGCGACCACGTCCTGCCCTGGCGGGTGGCGGTGGCCGTCTGCGCCGAGGTCGCGTCGGCGCTGGCCGCCGCGCACGCCACCGGTGTGGTGCACCGCGACGTCACCCCGGCGAACGTGATGCTGACCAGCACCGGAGCGAAAGTCGTCGACTTCGGCATCTCCGCGTTGACCGGGGAGAGCGATGTCGGCCCGGACGGCAACCTGCTGGGCACCCCGGCGTACCTGGCCCCGGAGCGGCTCAACGGCGGCCAGGTCTCGCCGGCCACCGACGTGTACGCGGTCGGGCTGCTGCTCTACCGGTCGCTCACCGGTCGGCTGCCCTGGCCGGCGGCGAACGTCACCGAGATGCTGCGGGCACACCTGCACACCGCGCCGGCTCCGATGCCGCCGGTCGCCGGGCTGCCGGCGGAGGTGATCGGGCTGACCGTACGGTGTCTGGCGAAACGCCCGGCGGACCGGCCCACCAGCGAGGAAGTGGCGAAGAGCCTGGCCGCCGCCGTCGGGGTGGCGGCGGGCCGGTCGTCGTCGACGATGGCGCTGCCGGTGCAGGCACCGGGTGGCGACGCGGCCGATGTCGGTGCCGGGGCCGACGGGCTGCCGCCGCTGGTCGACATCACCTGTGGACTGGAGGTCACCGGTCTCGATCTGTCGACGACCGGTGCAGACCTGATGGTGACCGGCACCGATCCGGCAAGGACCGACGGCGACCTGGTGGTGACCGGCTCGGTCGCCCGTGCGGCGTCAGCTCCGGTCGCCGCCGCAGGACCCGCGACGGGACCGGCCACCGGACCGGCCGGCGGTGCCGCCCGGCGACGCAGACTGCGTACCTCCTGGGTTCAGCGCCGGGCCGAAGCCGTCGTCATCGGCATCGGGCTGATGATGGTCAGTGCCCTGGTCTGGGCCGGCGCCGGCGCGACGCCCGCCACCGACCGCGCCCGGGAGGCACTCGCCGCGCCACCCCGGTTGGGGCTGGCCGCCCAGACTCCGACACTGGCCGCCCAGTCACCGGCACCCTGCCAGGTCGACTACGCGGTGCACGCCGACAACGGTCGGCAGTTCGTCGCAGTCGCGACCGTCACCAACACCGGGTCGGCGGCCGTGACCGACTGGTCGGTGCGGTTCGCCTTCCCCGGCACCCAGCGGCTCACCGCCGTGGCGTCGGCCCACTGGCACCAGCAGGGCCGGGACGTCGTGCTGCGACCGGTCGGCGACGGCGCGCCGTTGGCCGCCGGGGCATCGACGGCGGTACGGCTGACCGGCGACTACGACGGCGTCAACACGCTGCCGTTGGAGTTCCACCTCGACGAACAGGACTGCGGCGTGACGGTCGCCGCGATCGCCGGGCAGTCGGCCGGCGCGCCTGATCTGCTGCATGCCGCCGTCGACACCCCGACCGACTGA
- a CDS encoding fused MFS/spermidine synthase: MESPPPQRADAPPPPLRPGLAAALVFVSSGAVLVLEIVALRLVGPYVGVTLQTNSAVIGVALAAIAYGTWAGGRIADRRDPRPLLPAALVLAAITTAVTLPLVRYAGELLRGSAIVGILLLTMVAVVLPAALLSAVTPLVIKLQLGDLSRTGEVVGKLSSIGTLGAITATLGTGFFLVATLPSSVIMIGLAVLLGVGGVALGVHLHRSRPQATDGDVPSVGGGPLSASTRATLAVIGLTVAGLAVVAPDPCDVETEYHCATVQADPERDGGRLLLLNSARHSYVDLDDPTHLEFAYTKWIGAVTDVVAPPGEPLDALHVGGGGFTMPRYLTATRPGTRNTVYEIDGGLVDLGVRELDVRPGPDLTVAVGDARVLVTDLPGDSVDLVVGDAFGHLVVPWHLATREMAAQVRRVLRPDGIYAQNVIDYPPLRFIQAEVATVAAEFPEVALVTRPDGLTLPTGSNFVILAADRPLPLDEIEARLTATVGSEYLLLTGDDLIGFVGDALPLTDDYAPVDQLLVAP; the protein is encoded by the coding sequence ATGGAATCGCCACCACCGCAGCGCGCCGACGCGCCGCCCCCGCCGCTACGCCCCGGACTCGCCGCCGCACTGGTCTTCGTCTCCAGCGGTGCCGTGCTCGTGCTGGAGATCGTCGCGTTGCGGCTGGTCGGCCCGTACGTCGGGGTCACCCTGCAGACCAACAGCGCGGTCATCGGGGTCGCGCTGGCCGCGATCGCGTACGGCACCTGGGCCGGCGGGCGCATCGCCGACCGCCGCGACCCGCGACCACTGCTGCCGGCCGCCCTGGTCCTGGCGGCGATCACCACCGCGGTCACCCTGCCGCTGGTGCGCTACGCCGGTGAACTGCTGCGGGGCAGCGCGATCGTCGGCATCCTGCTGCTCACCATGGTCGCCGTGGTGCTGCCGGCGGCGCTGTTGTCGGCGGTCACCCCGCTGGTGATCAAGCTGCAGCTGGGCGACCTGAGCCGCACCGGCGAGGTCGTCGGCAAGCTGTCCAGCATCGGTACGCTCGGTGCGATCACCGCAACCCTCGGCACCGGCTTCTTCCTCGTCGCGACCCTGCCCAGCAGTGTGATCATGATCGGGTTGGCGGTGCTGCTCGGCGTCGGCGGCGTGGCGCTCGGCGTACACCTGCACCGGAGTCGGCCGCAGGCCACGGACGGTGACGTGCCGTCGGTCGGCGGCGGCCCGCTCTCCGCCTCGACCCGGGCGACGCTCGCCGTGATCGGGCTCACCGTCGCCGGCCTGGCCGTCGTCGCACCGGACCCGTGCGACGTGGAGACCGAGTACCACTGCGCGACCGTGCAGGCCGACCCGGAACGCGACGGCGGTCGGTTGCTGCTGCTCAACTCGGCCCGGCACTCGTACGTGGACCTCGACGACCCGACGCACCTGGAGTTCGCGTACACCAAGTGGATCGGGGCGGTCACCGACGTCGTCGCACCGCCCGGCGAACCACTCGACGCCCTGCACGTCGGCGGCGGCGGATTCACCATGCCCCGCTACCTCACCGCCACCCGGCCGGGTACCCGCAACACCGTGTACGAGATCGACGGCGGTCTGGTCGACCTCGGTGTCCGGGAGCTCGACGTGCGGCCCGGCCCGGATCTGACCGTCGCGGTCGGTGACGCCCGGGTGCTGGTCACCGACCTGCCCGGCGACAGCGTCGACCTGGTGGTCGGCGACGCGTTCGGGCACCTGGTGGTGCCGTGGCACCTGGCCACCCGGGAGATGGCGGCGCAGGTCCGTCGGGTGCTGCGACCGGACGGCATCTACGCCCAGAACGTGATCGACTATCCGCCGCTGCGGTTCATCCAGGCGGAGGTGGCGACTGTCGCCGCCGAGTTTCCCGAGGTGGCGCTGGTCACCCGGCCGGACGGGTTGACGCTGCCAACCGGCAGCAACTTCGTGATCCTCGCTGCGGACCGGCCGTTGCCGCTGGACGAGATCGAGGCCCGGCTGACCGCTACGGTGGGTTCTGAGTACTTACTCCTTACTGGTGATGATCTGATCGGTTTTGTCGGCGATGCGCTACCGTTGACCGACGACTACGCCCCGGTCGATCAACTGCTGGTCGCCCCCTGA